From the Synechococcus sp. Nb3U1 genome, one window contains:
- a CDS encoding glycosyltransferase translates to MTHFAPKSRDSGLPQRIALVHEYLIQPGGSEKVVQELAVFAPQAPLYTSLFSAHTMPPAWQELEICTSFLQSWAKRLGVLRRDYHARLKYLLPWMPLAYESFDFSGYDCVISSSHAFAKGILTGDSTLHLSYIHSPTRYLWENRELYLERGGLRGGGSGIRPAYAVSQWLLHRLRQWDVLAAQRPDLLIANSWHIRRRLYKTYRRDAVVIHPPVPLEGFHPVADPSADYDLVAGRLVPYKRVDLAIAACEQLGRRLLIVGEGPELPRLKQLAGPAVEFLPYQPQARLQELFANCRTLLFPWVEDFGLVPVEVQACGRPVIALNRGGTQETVIHGQTGLHIPEARVDALVEGLRQADRQEWDPERIRTHALQFAPARFHAQMGSLLRWAWPRFQAGEPLDPKEWKAQ, encoded by the coding sequence ATGACCCACTTCGCTCCCAAGAGCAGGGATTCGGGTTTGCCGCAGCGCATCGCCCTAGTACATGAGTATCTGATCCAGCCGGGTGGCTCAGAGAAAGTGGTGCAGGAGCTGGCAGTCTTTGCCCCACAAGCCCCTCTTTACACCAGCCTCTTCTCGGCTCACACCATGCCCCCTGCCTGGCAGGAGTTGGAGATCTGCACCTCCTTTTTGCAAAGTTGGGCCAAACGCTTGGGGGTGCTACGCCGAGATTACCATGCCCGCCTCAAGTACCTTCTGCCCTGGATGCCCCTGGCCTACGAGAGCTTTGACTTCTCAGGGTATGACTGTGTTATCTCCAGTAGCCATGCCTTTGCCAAAGGGATCCTGACGGGGGATTCCACCCTCCATCTCAGCTATATTCACAGCCCGACTCGTTACCTCTGGGAAAATCGGGAGCTGTATCTGGAGCGGGGAGGGTTGCGCGGCGGTGGATCGGGGATCCGACCGGCTTATGCCGTTAGCCAATGGCTTTTACACCGGCTGCGCCAATGGGATGTTTTGGCTGCCCAGCGCCCAGATTTATTAATCGCCAACTCCTGGCACATTCGCCGCCGCCTCTACAAAACCTACCGCCGCGATGCAGTCGTTATCCATCCGCCGGTGCCGTTGGAGGGGTTCCATCCGGTTGCGGATCCCAGCGCCGACTATGACCTGGTGGCAGGCCGACTGGTGCCCTATAAGCGGGTGGATCTGGCCATCGCCGCCTGTGAACAGTTGGGCCGCCGCTTGCTGATTGTGGGAGAAGGGCCTGAGTTGCCTCGGCTCAAGCAGTTGGCGGGGCCAGCGGTGGAATTTTTGCCCTATCAACCGCAAGCTCGTCTGCAGGAGCTGTTCGCGAACTGCCGCACGCTTCTGTTTCCCTGGGTAGAGGATTTTGGTCTCGTGCCTGTGGAGGTGCAAGCCTGTGGCCGCCCTGTCATTGCCCTCAACCGTGGTGGCACCCAAGAGACGGTGATCCATGGTCAAACCGGGCTCCACATCCCAGAGGCCAGGGTCGATGCCTTGGTAGAAGGGCTGCGCCAAGCCGACCGACAGGAATGGGATCCCGAGCGGATTCGCACCCATGCCCTACAATTTGCCCCCGCTCGATTTCATGCCCAAATGGGATCCCTGCTGCGCTGGGCTTGGCCCCGTTTTCAGGCTGGAGAACCGTTGGATCCCAAAGAATGGAAGGCTCAGTAA